Genomic window (Lycium barbarum isolate Lr01 chromosome 2, ASM1917538v2, whole genome shotgun sequence):
gctattgatgagcgtcgtatttcaagcacatttaaataatcaggtttcattccccgaagtgaatgaacaaataccacaacttatctcctggagggataaaatacaaggaatgtagatgttatatttttgtggtatgaaattcagacattgctatacgtacctgtcgtacgtcgaaacatattAAAGTATCATTCTAAAGAAAAGGGAGCAGAGTAGAATGGTTCtgctataaccacattaatacactatggttagttgttattgatttcctcgaaggaaataacaattaatgtatttTCCCCTGAAGGAATTAATAACTATGTGGTTGCCTCTTTGATACAAAATGCTCAGatgttaatgatgaatctccctgaaggagatgtttgaaatattgaagtttagaattcaatgtttatttcgtgacaccagtagtgtcgaaatttgctttcatggtaccaaaagtatttaagaaatatttggtaatagaaattaatgatcaaaggctccagaagagctaattatttatttacaagtatcatgacactagcagtgtccaaataatatctgattatgatagATAAATTGAAGTCTCTCGAAGAGGCTATATGTGATAGCACCATTTATCAGagatcataattatttcgatcggaaaataaattatagtaaacctgaagtttactaacgagaaaaatggtcatcatattgagactacagatgattggaagattgaatatctccaacttattacgggtagggtcacgtgtgtaaagcgttacccgagcatgatgagatcgcatgtcacaataaaccagaagttttgacataaaatttcatgcaatagtaaaccagaagtttattaaaagaaatagcactcgtcatagtaaacttgaagtttacaggtacagataattttatcagttgacaagaccattttgatcgtcctgatttaaatctgatgtgctaattgagtattaaaaacatattgaagaactagaagattcttcaagaatttgtttgtgttgcttgttctcatgataagttgattacaccagctaatgttgggactgaatccccaaaattctgaaaaatataaaaggtgaatgtgggccccttcacctgcaatgtgatgtcttaaatagatgcatctatttaagacattcacatgtatgtttattgtcaactgccagtttgacatttacaaagttgcttgctcaaaataattgagttggaagcacaattttcagaatatgtaatcaagacaatcatcttgataatgctggtttatatctaagttggtttggcattggatgcctccataatacagctaaacaattgcttatgagaacagagtttcagatgttggtctgagatatgatatattgcatacaacagcacttgtatgcttcagatcattaaattttgataaattctcccctcatatttggttcagggtcaggaactagatatttccatcttttagcatttgatgtgcggtacatgattaatggatatatcatgatgcacacagatggattttcccaaagaaaatggggacatatgtcactaaaattaGGGGGAGataataagcagctaagaaatatgttgtgaattatcatcagtatgatcctcagataattcaaatcaaatgctggaagcatttgctgacccaactatttcatatttcatctgcaaaatgctcttaatgtccctgaaggacaaagtctatagcgtgcatggagcatggtagaccaatcggttccaaatataataatccttgaaaaagggaggagcgaatgatcataataaggaggcaatgtgctcttgaagagctacgacataacacttcataaaccttatgggaggttcaggtacctgaaaataatgaagtgatgagatctcagtaagttatgtcgaattgcgaaccgatacaacatgatatcttgtcgacaatatacaatatagcgcgTAATATTGTATAAGGTcgtgaggatttgatttctacgtctcttaaagcatgttgacgtagaataattaccaagtaaaatgatgcatcttggtaaacgtaatgtttattgggccagcagtccaaacaacagaagatgtcacattatttatactgatggatgctgtcacggcctatgtggcttacttgatgaaatttatatgaaaattcctgaaggatataaaatgcctgaagcatttggtttaaagtctcgggaaatgtattcaatcagattacacagatcattatatggtttaaaacaatcagggcgtatgtggtataatcgcctaagtgagtacttgataaatgaaggatatataaatgatgccatttgtccatgtgtttttattaagaaaacaaaatcaaggttcattatacttgttgtttatgttgatgacataaacctcgttggaactccagaagagctccaaaaggcgattgaatatttgaagaaagaatttgagatgaaagatctcggaaagacaaaactctgtcttggtctgcaaattgaacatttcgaaaaagggatctttatacatcaatctgcctatactgagaaagttttaaatcggttttacatggacaatgcgcatcctttaagtactcctatggttgttcgctcacttgaagtgagcaaagatccgttccgacctcaggaagaaaacgaagagctacttggtcctgaagtaccatatcttagtgcaataggtgcacttatgtatcttgctaatgctacaagacctgacatagtattttctgttaatttgctagcaagatataactcttctcctacacggaggcattggaacgggattaagcatatattgcgatatctgaagggaactagcgatatgggtctgttttattctaacaaaggtagtacagatcttgttggttatgcagatgtaggttatttatctgatccacataaagctcgatctcaaacgggctatctgtttacatgcggaggtactgctatatcatggcgatcgaccaagcagtacattgttgctacttcttcaaatcatgctgagataatcgctattcatgaagcaagtagagaatgtgtgtggttgagatcagtgatacatttcattagagaaagatgtggcttgaagtgtgatacaaaaatacccacaatattatatgaagataatgctgcatgcatagctcaattaaaaggaggtttcataaaaggagatagaacaaaacacatttcaccaaagttatttttcacacatgatctccagaagaatggtgatattgatgtgcaacaaatccgttcaagtgacaatcctgcagatttgttcactaaatctttgccaacttcaactcttgagaagatgatattcaagattggaatgcgaagactccgacattcGAATCTTAGttttcgtcagggggagtgaaatacgcgttgtactcttttttccttaaccaagttttgtcccattgggttttcttggtaaggtttttaatgaggcagctctcaaagcgtatttctagatatgtgcactctttttccttcattaggactttttcccacagggtttttttttaataaggttttaacgaggtacatcatctattaatggacatccaagggggagtgttataaatatcccaaattagtggatatccattaagttagaaatatctcaaaatatcccaaaatatctcaaaatatcccatgtcctgttgcttctataaataggatgcacagatgcaatgttgaaagagcagaagtaatataatctgatatctctctacatattctctctacatatttcttctgtgtatttacttcatagtttttattttataacaaataCCAATTTGTTTGCTTATTATTTTCACAAGTAAGCTTCTCAAGAGTCTAAACTTATTTTAGCTTTTAATTTGTGTTCTCACCTAAGCACATATTATCCGCTGGTTAACCTATTTTTTATTAGTGTTAAATATGGAGCGGGTCAGATATTTTATCCTGATTTCGACCCACCCGTTCTCCGTTCCTAGTTCTGGATAACCTTTCAATAATAATTTTAATACGCTATTGACGAAAGGCCAATGTTCTCTATTATATAGTATACAAGGTAAAAAGCCACATACACGAGTGGATAGACAGCGTACAATGTTACCTTCTACTTGATGACTCTGCATCAGACATATAGTAAAACGATATTGTCACCCCAAATTCATAGAAAAAGAGATTCTCCTAGGCATCATTTTATTGGGAGATTAAAATTGTTGAATCTCTTGACAAGATTCAATTATGTCAACTAAGTGGGTCCTGATAAACATAGAAATTTTGACGCCAAGGAATTATATACGAACACTCCTTGGCCACTCTATAAATAAGCCCCCAGAGGCTCCCCTCAATTAACCATTATCAGCATTCAATATTACATATGATAGCCATTTAGCGCCAATCACCCAACACCCCACCCCCTCTCctccaaaggaaaaaaaaaactcttccTTTTCAGTTGAGAACTAAATTTCACCTTCAGAAAGATGGGAAGACTCAGGGTCATGGTTCTTTCAACACTAGTCCTAGTGTTGTTTCATGTGTTTGTTGATGCAGGCCAGAACCTGAAGAAGACTTACATAATTCACATGGACAAGTCCAACATGCCTGCTGATTTCGATGATCATACTCAGTGGTATGACTCATCTTTGAAGTCGGTATCCAAGAGCGCCAACATATTTTACACCTACAACAGTGTGATCCATGGCTACTCAACACAGCTAACAGCTGATGAAGCCAAATCACTTGAACAGCAACCAGGAATTCTCTCGGTCCATGAGGAAGTGACATATGAGCTTCACACCACTCGATCCCCTTCATTTATGGGACTTGAAGGACGCGAAAGTATATCATTCTTTCCTCAGTCTGAGGCAAGGAGTGAGGTCATTATTGGGGTGCTGGACACAGGTGTTTATCCTGAATCAAAAAGTTTTGATGACACTGGACTAGGTCCAGTCCCTACGAGCTGGAAGGGCACGTGTCAAATTAGCGAATACTTCGCTGCATCAAGCTGTAACCGGAAACTCATTGGTGCGAGGTTTTTCTCACAAGGTTATGAAGCAGCTCACGGGGCAATTGATGAGACCACGGAATCCAAGTCACCAAGGGACCATGGGGGCCATGGTACACACACTGCAACTACAGCAGCTGGCTCGGTTGTAAACGGAGCTAACCTCTTTGGTTATGCTGCCGGTACAGCACGGGGAATGGCTTCACACGCAAGAGTGGCTGCATACAAGGTATGCTGGGCCAAAGGATGTTTTAGCAGCGACATACTAGCAGGGATGGACCAGGCCGTCATAGATGGTGTAAATGTGCTCTCACTGTCCCTTGGTGGCACAATTTCTGATTATTACAAGGACGTAGTTGCAATTGGAGCATTTACTGCAGCTTCTAAAGGAATATTTGTCTCGTGCTCAGCGGGGAATGGCGGTCCAAGCTCTGGGACCCTATCTAATGTTGCACCATGGATAACTACTGTAGGTGCAGGAACCATGGACCGTGAATTTCCAGCATATATTAGCATTGGAAATGGAAAAAAACTCAATGGAGTATCACTTTACCATGGTAAGGTATTGAGTCCTCTGATGCCACTGGTGTATGCTGGAAATGCCAGCCAAGCATCAAATGGAAATTTATGCACAAGTGGTAGTCTAATTCCAGAAAAAGTTGCTGGGAAAATTGTGGTATGTGACCGGGGGATGAATGCAAGGGCACAAAAGGGTTTGGTTGTGAAGGATGCTGGTGGAATAGGGATGATTCTGGCAAACACAGACACTTATGGAGAAGAGTTGGTTGCTGATGCACATTTCATACCTACAGCTGCAGTTGGTCAAACTGCTGGCAACTTGATCAAACAGTACATAGCTTCTAACAGTAATCCAACTGCCACATTTGCATTTGGAGGTACCAAGTTGGATGTTCAACCATCGCCAGTTGTTGCAGCTTTTAGTTCCAGAGGGCCAAACCCAATCACACCTGATATACTTAAACCTGATTTGATAGCACCAGGTGTCAATATTCTTGCTGCTTGGACAGATAAAGTTGGACCAACTGGTTTGCTAAAAGACACCAGGTTTGTCGGTTACAACATCATCTCTGGAACTTCCATGTCATGTCCCCATGTGAGTGGGCTAGCAGCACTACTCAAAGCTGCCCATCCAGAATGGAGTCCAGCAGCTATAAGGTCAGCACTGATGACTACAAGTTACAGCACATACAAGAACGGGAAAACAATTGACGATGTTGCAACAGGAATGTCATCTACAGCATTTGATTATGGTGCTGGACATGTGAATCCAACGGCAGCTGTCAATCCTGGTTTAGTGTATGATCTCACAGTCGATGACTATATAAACTTCCTTTGTGCCTTGGACTACAGCACGAGTATGATCAAGGTCATTGCGAAGAGAGACATCTCCTGTGACGAAAATAAGGAGTATAGAGTTGCTGATCTTAATTACCCATCTTTTGCCATTCCTTTGGAAACGGCCTGGGGTGAATATGCAAATAGTAGTGCACCCACAGTGAGCAGATACTCAAGGACTCTAACAAACGTGGGAAATCCAGCTACATACAAGGCCTCGGTCTCTTCTAAAACACACGAAGTGAAGATTCTGGTTGAGCCACAAACACTTACTTTCAGTCGGAAGAACGAAAAGAAAACCTACACTGTGACATTCACTGCTAGTTCCAAGCCATCAGGCACAACTATCTTCGCTCAACTGGAGTGGTCAGATGGACAACATGTTGTTGCCAGCCCAATTGCTTTCAGCTGGACTTGATTCTGCTAGCTATTCACCTTAAATGTACAAGTGCTAATATTCCTTAAAATAATTACTAGTGCGAATCAGTTACTCCTCTAATATTGCACCAACGTAACAAGCAGCCTGACCTATAATTAAGAGGCCTAGGCAATTCTAGACAAAGAAAATGTTGTTGATTTGTCCAGCAAAAGGCTGCTCTTGTATTTGCCAATTGCCATATATAATTATGTATTGAACCACACAACACGGGTGGATATAATTTGGCTTTCTGGCTTATCTCAGTCATTGACCATATCTTTTTTTTATGACGGCAATGTCGGGGTCAACTTGCACTATGTCTTAACTTGCATATGTCTTAACTTGCAATTAGGTATCCCTTGGAGTAATGACACATTCGTGGCCTAAAATAATTTAGGAAAAATGTTGTGCGGCAAACATGATCAAGAGAGTAAAATAAGTTTCTTTTAATCAGTAAGAGGTAAACTAAGTTTTATCTTCCAATGGCTATCAAAGGCGCATAAATTTTCTTGTATGAAGTGAAATTGAGAGAAGGATAACATCAATCCAGAATTAATCGCAAACGAGAGTTAATATCATTCTACTTTATAGCTAACTCGAACGGAGGTTTAAGCTTGTGTGTAAtgatggaagttgaatgattcaACATGGCTTGAGAGGAGATATAAACCTCATTGCAGTTACTATTGGGTGTGCGAACGAAGTACAAGAGCTATTTATAAGGTGttgatactcttaatgatgtgaggtctTTTGGAGAAAACCGTGTGGACTTgatccaaagcggacaatatcacattatgttaagagtatctttggaccgtttaGCCCAACAGGTAGTCCAGGTTCCCAGTGAATGAACTTTCACAATATTCATGCTTAGTGTTCCTATTCTTCCTAATATTCTCAAATCAGCTTTCGAGTTGTTGGTGCTATTAGGCATTCAGGGATTCAACTGGATGCTTTTTCCAGTCGTTTTGCGACCCGTTATTTCGAGCAATTTACTTTGAAGCATGAAATATTCTAGCTCCATGCTCGTATATGTAATTTGGACTTTTCAAGTTCTTATAGTTTAATATAGAATTATTTTCTTGGAAATATAGGTTCAGAACCCAATCCATAGTGCAAAGTTGCTGATCTAACTATCTCACTTACAAGTTGGGACCATTTCTTTTCATTCAAAATCCAGAAACCAACAGCCTTTAAAGTTTGACAAATGATTTCACTAGGAGAAAAGAGGGTAATCTATTATGAACAGTATCCTAGGAAACTAACATTACCAAGTTTCTTAGTTCCGCCTATAAAACCAGCAGCACCGTTCAACTTTTTCTCCagcataaacaaaataaaaaggagAAGGTTTCTTAACCCATTATTTTtgttactctctctctctcaatttatgtgatacatatttctttttagtctgttctaaaaaagaatgatacattttcttatatgtacagtcacacaaatatttttgatttattttaaatcacaaaatttaattttttttatttcttaaattttatgtctagtcaaattatatcacataaattgagacggagagagtataaCTTAAGAGGGTTCAAACATTCACTAAATATGTTGGGTTTCGCAGAGCTAGTAGTAAACAGAGCTCAAATTAGTTCAACGAGCGTGATGCAACCTCTTCTCCTCTCAAAGGAACAAGGTTGAGAGCAGAGAAAGGATTCAAAGGAAGTTAGATTCTTGAGGTCATAAAATAAGTCCAAAATTTACCTTTGAAATAAGTCAGAGTTCACTGATACACCAACCAGTTCTCTAATTCAAATCTTTTCTCGACGCCCcctcccccctctctctctcaccGTCGTCCTCGTGTGTGTtgcggcggggggggggggggggggaagcagTTTGGTCCTGGGAAGGAAGAAGAGCTTTCTATTGGATTTGTAAAGCATTCTCCTGTTAATTTTTAATTGTCCATTATTAATGCATACTTTTAATGAATTTGAAGGATATTTGAAATGAATTATTAATATTATGAGTAAAATAGAtagaaagaaatttttttgaTATGTTAAAagtgataagtaaaagtgaatatATTTTTAGAATACTAAAAATAATCTGAGAAAAAAATATGTAATAATTGTAGAGGATAGTTAGCTTTTGAAAAGCATCAAACTTTTCCAACGTGTGGGGGCTTGGGCGGGGGAGCAATTTGGGTTCTAGGAAGGAAGAGATTTTTTATGGATTTGTAAAAAGCTCATGTATTTAATAATTGTAGAGAATGGTTAGCTACGGAAATGGTAAATAAAGTGTCAAATGTCAAAcacctagagcccgtttggatgggcttatgcctataagttgtttgcagcttataaattaaaaaaataagttggggtaatctaatttttttttttagcttgtaagctgttttcagcttataagctgctttagataagctaagtcaaattgacccaattattttttgagcttattttaagcacaaaatgactttaagttggctagccaaacactcaaaaaagccaatccaaacgggctcctatactccctctttttttttttttttttttttttttgttggtttggtACACGCTGTTAGCTAGATATCCCAACACTAATTGTGAAATTAATTTTATATCATATTTGATAAAAAGTATAAATTTATcttatactaaataaaatataaaGTGCATCCCAAACTTAAAGATCGAATATCCCATTAATCCTGGGATTATTAGTCTCAAGAGATGAAATAAATTAGTCACAGAATTataattttgaaataattttgtcTACCTACCAAACAACCACTTAATGCATTGATCCACACAGACAATCCCAATTGCTAAGAAAACATAAGCAGCATAACAATATCTCAAAATCAAAGATAGGGAAAATACTACCAAAATTTGTTACAAAATGAATATACAACAAGAAAAGAAGAGGATTGCAGGAGGCATTCATCTGATGCCACACAATCGGTGCTTCGTAAACATCACTCTGATTCGCTCATAGACTGACAAACAGGAAAGTAATACGTATCTAACTGCCAGTACTTCTATTTAACACCCTCCCACACTGATTCACTTAAACAATCCGTCACTGGTAATGGTATCAGCAGCGTAGAATATCCCGAACTCTCAAGTTCTAGAGAGACTAACTGACAGTAAACGATATGAAAGAAATGGTTACCTCCACATAGACCATTCAAAAAGAATATATACCACCAGGCTTCAATAATCTTGGAAGATATTGATGAAGTTCCCGCATATCTTCGTAATGTTCCCCATAAGTATCAAAAAATATGCCTGCATAACAGATTAGATACACAATAAGAGAAAATCACAAAACTGAGGAAAAAGAAGGCGGCAGATAGATGCTAAACTTCAACCTAGCAAAAGAGACCTGAGGTTAAATAATTAACTGACATGTAAGAATAAGTAAGATTATTACAACATTGGAAATATAGCTTTTTGCTTCATCAAATTAAAGAAGTAAACCAAATTGGCACTCTTTGATCATTTTGGCAGGTATGCCTCTTATTATTTGAGTTATTGTTTTTGCTAGCAAGCAAAGTTATAAAGCAttgtatgttgttgtttgtgAGGCATTAGGGTCATTGGAACAGCAAGAATCAGCAGATGAAATCAATAGCAAGTATCTCCAAATAAAATTATTCCCTCGTGAAGATAAACATTTAGGAGAAAGGATTCCCTACCTCCTACACAGTTTTTTTTAAGAGAGGAAATGAATTTTATGTACAACTGTGCCTTTTAGGAATGAGAAGGGTAGAAGTGCACGTTTACCATCATAGGATTCATGTTCAGAAATGACATCTTGCCATTGACCAAATATGATTTTCACATTCTCCTGGGCACCCCAACGAGCTGTGGGGTCCAGTcctctatcccatattttaagaaaggaagatttttcttcctttgacaaaatcacattggtagcaattgtgggattggccaacaagtcaattcttttgttcacatagccgtgatgtaagcgcttacctcatcttagtcgtgatgtaagcgcttagctCATCATagttgtgatgtaagcgcttacctcatcataggaaattcattcctataaataggcggcttatggttcatttgtatcaacaccaagatcatttgctatacacaccaaaatctcagacaatacatctgagtgagagcaaagtgaggtgttccatagactgtgagaaaatagtctgtgaagaaaaatagagtgtgagtgatattgtagtaaggtgggaaatcaaaagagtgttatttcttttgtgggtgtagtggtcttaggagtatttgtactcgttactacacagtgtaaaattcctctatagtgatatcagctgctcctcttggccgtggtttttcccttattcagaagggtttccacataaaatcttggtgtcattattgctgcattttattcttgctgatttaaccataagttagtgttccgcgtttatcactaataccgtgaatattatttttgcgggtctattttattcccatcaagtggtatcagagccaaggttctgtctgagtatgctctgtggttgcagcacagtctgaacttccacatcagaaaagaattactttggtcttcgaataaaatagtatttgtatttgtgataaacgatggaagccaacactagtagaatggttacattgagtggcgtaaattatgccatttggaagggcaaaatggaagatttactctatgtcaagaattttcatcaacctgtctttgccaataaaaagcctgataataaatcagatgaagagtggaatttgttgcatcggcaggtttgcggctttattagacagtgggttgacgataatgtgttgaaccatatttctggagagacacatgctcggaccctatgggagcatcttgaaagtttgtatgctcgaaaaactcGTACCAACaagatgtatgcaatggtatgcactcgaccagatattgctcatgcagtcggtgttgttagcagatttctcgaaaatccagggaaagagcattgggaagctatgaagtggatactcaggtatctaagaggaagctcagggggagctataccatggcagtcgaagttgcagaagtgtgtcgcactatcagatatgctgaccaaggtggtaccgagagacaagttcgaatcgtgcaaagaatttgtcggcatgcactcaaattagaagccagtgtaccctccttcaggtgaatgggactggagggggagatttgtggggtccagtcctctatcccatattttaagaaaggaagatttttcttcctttgacaaaatcacattggtagcaattgtgggattggccaacaagtcaattcttttgttcacatagccgtgatgtaagcgcttacctcatcttagtcgtgatgtaagcgcttagctCATCATagttgtgatgtaagcgcttacctcatcataggaaattcattcctataaataggcggcttatggttcatttgtatcaacaccaagatcatttgctatacacaccaaaatctcagacaatacatctgagtgagagcaaagtgaggtgttccatagactgtgagaaaatagtctgtgaagaaaaatagagtgtgagtgatattgtagtaaggtgggaaatcaaaagagtgttatttcttttgtgggtgtagtggtcttaggagtatttgtactcgttactacacagtgtaaaattcctctatagtgatatcagctgctcctcttggccgtggtttttcccttattcagaagggtttccacataaaatcttggtgtcattattgctgcattttattcttgctgatttaaccataagttagtgttccgcgtttatcactaataccgtgaatattatttttgcgggtctattttattcccatcacGAGCACGTATCATACGATCATAGACCTCTCGATGAGTTTCAACAATAGTGTGATAAAGGTGCATACTGCTGTATGGCGGTATCAACGAGGCCCATGCCAAATCCAGTATTCAGTATGTGGCCACCATTTGAGCAGACAGCCTTCGCGTGGGCTTCCATCAATGGCTTCTCCCAAGCCATCATAATAGCCTTACCATCAGAGTCCATAATCTTATCTTGACTGAAAGTAACTCTATTGTCTAAATAGTCCCCGTCTGAGTTCCCCGTAGCATTTTCCTTCCTTGCAATTGTTCCAAGAATTAATTCTGCCTGTAT
Coding sequences:
- the LOC132627792 gene encoding subtilisin-like protease SBT1.7 — protein: MGRLRVMVLSTLVLVLFHVFVDAGQNLKKTYIIHMDKSNMPADFDDHTQWYDSSLKSVSKSANIFYTYNSVIHGYSTQLTADEAKSLEQQPGILSVHEEVTYELHTTRSPSFMGLEGRESISFFPQSEARSEVIIGVLDTGVYPESKSFDDTGLGPVPTSWKGTCQISEYFAASSCNRKLIGARFFSQGYEAAHGAIDETTESKSPRDHGGHGTHTATTAAGSVVNGANLFGYAAGTARGMASHARVAAYKVCWAKGCFSSDILAGMDQAVIDGVNVLSLSLGGTISDYYKDVVAIGAFTAASKGIFVSCSAGNGGPSSGTLSNVAPWITTVGAGTMDREFPAYISIGNGKKLNGVSLYHGKVLSPLMPLVYAGNASQASNGNLCTSGSLIPEKVAGKIVVCDRGMNARAQKGLVVKDAGGIGMILANTDTYGEELVADAHFIPTAAVGQTAGNLIKQYIASNSNPTATFAFGGTKLDVQPSPVVAAFSSRGPNPITPDILKPDLIAPGVNILAAWTDKVGPTGLLKDTRFVGYNIISGTSMSCPHVSGLAALLKAAHPEWSPAAIRSALMTTSYSTYKNGKTIDDVATGMSSTAFDYGAGHVNPTAAVNPGLVYDLTVDDYINFLCALDYSTSMIKVIAKRDISCDENKEYRVADLNYPSFAIPLETAWGEYANSSAPTVSRYSRTLTNVGNPATYKASVSSKTHEVKILVEPQTLTFSRKNEKKTYTVTFTASSKPSGTTIFAQLEWSDGQHVVASPIAFSWT